In a single window of the Heliangelus exortis chromosome 1, bHelExo1.hap1, whole genome shotgun sequence genome:
- the CBY1 gene encoding protein chibby homolog 1 translates to MPLFGNTFSPKKTPPRKCSSLSNLHMLDRSTRDVELGLEYGIPTMNLAGQSLKFENGQWVAESGNFMGERKEMQRLRKRNQQLEEENNLLRLKVDILLDMLSETTAESHLMEKELEELKHHSRRRK, encoded by the exons ATGCCTCTCTTCGGCAACACTTTCAGCCCGAAGAAGACTCCCCCCAGGAAATGCTCCTCTCTCTCCAACCTCCACATG ctggatAGATCGACCCGTGATGTTGAGCTGGGCCTGGAGTATGGCATCCCCACCATGAacctggctggccagagccTGAAGTTTGAAAATGGCCAGTGGGTGGCAG aaTCAGGAAACTTCATGGGGGAACGTAAGGAAATGCAGCGCTTGCGCAAACGCAACCAGCAGCTAGAGGAGGAAAATAACCTCCTTCGACTGAAGGTGGACATACTGCTGGACATG CTCTCTGAGACCACAGCCGAGTCCCACCtgatggagaaggagctggaggaactGAAGCACCACAGTCGgaggaggaaatga
- the TOMM22 gene encoding mitochondrial import receptor subunit TOM22 homolog: MAAAESLSPEELLPKGGSGKAEELEDELEEEEDDEELDETLAERLWGLTEMFPESVRSAAGATFELSLTVAQKMYRFSRAALWIGTTSFMILVLPVVFETEKLQMEQQQQLQQRQILLGPNTGLSGGMPGALPPLSGKI, translated from the exons ATGGCGGCCGCGGAGTCCCTCTCTCcggaggagctgctgcccaaaGGTGGCTCGGGCAAGGCCGAGGAGCTGGAGGACGaactggaggaggaagaggacgaCGAGGAG CTGGACGAGACGCTGGCGGAGCGGCTGTGGGGGCTGACGGAGATGTTTCCCGAGAGCGTCCGCTCGGCGGCCGGAGCCACTTTCGAGCTCTCGCTGACGGTAGCGCAGAAGATGTACAG GTTCTCCAGGGCAGCTCTGTGGATTGGGACCACCTCCTTCATGATTTTGGTTCTTCCTGTTgtctttgaaactgaaaaactgcagatggagcaacagcagcagctgcagcagcgACAG ATCCTCCTTGGACCCAACACGGGGCTCTCGGGGGGAATGCCAGGGGCCCTGCCACCACTGTCAGGAAAAATCTAA